A single window of Canis lupus familiaris isolate Mischka breed German Shepherd chromosome 7, alternate assembly UU_Cfam_GSD_1.0, whole genome shotgun sequence DNA harbors:
- the PPP4R1 gene encoding serine/threonine-protein phosphatase 4 regulatory subunit 1 isoform X2, whose translation MADLSLLQEDLQEDADGSLDFVSQDEMLTPLGRLDKYAASENVFNRQMVARTLLDTLREVCDDERDCIAVLERISRLADDSEPTVRAELMEQVPHIALFCQENRPSIPYAFSKYLLPIVVRYLADQNNQVRKTSQAALLALLEQELIERFDVETKVCPILIELTAPDSNDDVKTEAVAIMCKMAPMVGKDITERLILPRFCEMCCDCRMFHVRKVCAANFGDICSVVGQQATEEMLLPRFFQLCSDNVWGVRKACAECFMAVSCATCQEIRRTKLSALFINLISDPSRWVRQAAFQSLGPFISTFANPSSSGQYFKEESKSSEDTSVEDKNRIRDQEVPEDVQIRPEDVSSDPSISNSSVKLENMVEDRAETSGKSPGEISVPVDSSLLCTLSSESHQEAASNENDKKPANYKSALRPEGGTSSPDSALLDQELYNSFHFWRTPLPEIDLDVELEQGCGNTLSPERPEETPEVTIPGSSNITMATRKELEEMIENLEPHIDDPDVKAQVDVLSAALRASSLDAREEASDAEKRSDMQDELGVNELPNCKINHTASVPLISDAVENMDSALRYIHNDSDLSTNSSFSPDEERRSKVQDVVPQALLDQYLSMTDPSRAQTVDTEIAKHCAYSLPGVALTLGRQNWHCLRETYETLASDMQWKVRRTLAFSIHELAVILGDQLTAADLVPIFNGFLKDLDEVRIGVLKHLHDFLKLLHIDKRREYLYQLQEFLVTDNSRNWRFRAELAEQLILLLELYSPRDVYDYLRPIALNLCADKVSSVRWISYKLVSEMVKKLHMATPPTFGVDLINELVENFGRCPKWSGRQAFVFVCQTVIEDDCLPMDQFALHLMPHLLTLANDRVPNVRVLLAKTLRQTLLEKEYFLTSASCHQEAVEQTIMALQMDRDSDVKYFASIHPASTKISDDAMSTASSTY comes from the exons aACCAACCGTGAGAGCAGAACTGATGGAACAGGTGCCTCATATTGCATTGTTTTGTCAAGAAAACCGGCCTTCAATCCCATATGCTTTTTCCAAATACTTACTGCCTATTGTGGTTAGATATCTCGCAGATCAGAATAATCAG gtAAGGAAAACAAGTCAGGCAGCTTTGCTGGCTCTCCTGGAACAGGAGTTAATTGAGCGATTTGATGTGGAGACCAAAGTATGCCCCATCCTCATAGAGCTAACTGCCCCAGATAGCAACGATGATGTGAAAACAGAAGCAGTGGCT ATCATGTGTAAAATGGCTCCCATGGTTGGGAAGGACATTACAGAGCGTCTTATCCTCCCGAGGTTTTGTGAGATGTGCTGTGATTGCAGAATGTTTCATGTTAGAAAG GTCTGCGCTGCCAATTTTGGAGATATTTGCAGTGTAGTTGGCCAGCAAGCTACTGAGGAAATGTTG CTGCCCAGgtttttccagctttgttctgaTAACGTATGGGGAGTCCGGAAGGCATGTGCCGAATGCTTCATGGCCGTTTCCTGTGCGACTTGTCAAGAAATCCGACGGACAAAATTGTCAGCACTGTTTATTAATTTGATCAGTGATCCTTCACGTTGG GTTCGCCAAGCAGCTTTTCAGTCCCTGGGACCTTTCATATCTACTTTTGCTAATCCATCTAGCTCAGGCcagtattttaaagaagaaagcaaaagctcAGAAGATACATCagtagaagacaaaaatag gaTCAGAGATCAAGAAGTCCCAGAGGATGTACAGATCAGGCCAGAGGATGTTTCTTCAGATCCCAGTATTAGTAATTCCAGTGTCAAACTGGAAAACATGGTGGAAGATCGTGCTGAAACATCTGGGAAATCTCCAGGTGAAATAAGTGTCCCAGTGGACAGCTCTTTACTTTGTACTTTGTCCTCAGAATCTCATCAGGAAGCAGCTAGTAATGAGAATGATAAAAAGCCTGCTAACTACAAATCTGCATTACGGCCAGAGGGTGGCACCAGCTCACCAGATTCAGCTCTCTTAGATCAGGAATTGTACAACTCCTTCCATTTCTGGAGGACTCCTCTTCCTGAAATAGACCTAGATGTAGAGCTTGAGCAGGGCTGTGGGAATACTCTCAGCCCAGAGAGACCAGAGGAAACACCTGAAGTCACCATACCAGGTTCCTCAAATATCACTATGGCCACCAGGAAGGAACttgaagaaatgatagaaaatctAGAGCCACACATCGATGATCCAGATGTTAAAG CGCAAGTGGACGTGCTGTCCGCCGCGCTGCGCGCTTCCAGCCTGGATGCTCGTGAGGAGGCCAGCGACGCAGAGAAGAGAAGTGACATGCAAGATGAGCTGGGTGTAAATGAGCTACCAAACTGTAAAATAAATCACACCGCCTCCGTGCCTTTAATCAGCGATGCTGTTGAG AATATGGACTCCGCCCTTCGCTATATTCATAATGATTCAGACTTGAGCACCAACAGTAGTTTCAGCCCTGATGAGGAGAGGAGATCTAAAGTACAA GATGTTGTGCCTCAGGCTCTGTTAGATCAGTATTTATCTATGACGGACCCGTCTCGTGCACAGACGGTCGACACTGAGATTGCTAAGCACTGTGCATACAGCCTTCCCGGCGTGGCCCTGACGCTCGGCAGGCAGAACTGGCACTGCCTGAGAGAGACGTATGAGACGCTGGCGTCAGACATGCAG TGGAAGGTTCGAAGAACGTTAGCCTTCTCCATCCATGAGCTTGCAGTTATTCTGGGAGATCAGCTGACAGCTGCAGATCTGGTTCCGATCttcaatggatttttaaaagaccttgACGAAGTCCGGATAGGTGTTCTTAAACATTTGCATGATTTTCTGAAG CTTCTTCATATTGACAAAAGAAGAGAATATCTTTATCAGCTTCAGGAGTTTTTGGTGACAGATAATAGTAGAAATTGGCGCTTTCGAGCTGAACTGGCTGA ACAGCTGATTTTACTTCTAGAATTATATAGTCCCAGAGATGTTTATGACTATTTACGTCCCATTGCTCTGAATCTATGTGCAGATAAAGTTTCTTCTGTTCGTTGGATTTCCTACAAGTTG GTTAGTGAGATGGTGAAGAAGCTGCACATGGCAACGCCCCCCACGTTTGGAGTTGACCTCATCAATGAGCTCGTAGAAAACTTTGGTAGATGTCCCAAGTGGTCTGGCCGGCAAGCCTTTGTTTTTGTCTGCCAG ACTGTCATCGAGGACGATTGCCTTCCCATGGACCAGTTCGCTCTGCATCTGATGCCGCATCTGCTAACCTTGGCAAATGATCGGGTTCCGAACGTTCGAGTGCTGCTTGCAAAGACGTTAAGACAAACTCTCCTGGAGAAAG AATATTTCCTAACCTCTGCCAGCTGTCATCAGGAAGCCGTAGAACAGACCATCATGGCTCTTCAGATGGATCGTGACAGTGACGTCAAGTATTTTGCAAGCATCCACCCTGCCAGTACCAAAATCTCTGATGATGCCATGAGCACAGCTTCCTCAACCTACTAG
- the PPP4R1 gene encoding serine/threonine-protein phosphatase 4 regulatory subunit 1 isoform X3 produces the protein MLTPLGRLDKYAASENVFNRQMVARTLLDTLREVCDDERDCIAVLERISRLADDSEPTVRAELMEQVPHIALFCQENRPSIPYAFSKYLLPIVVRYLADQNNQVRKTSQAALLALLEQELIERFDVETKVCPILIELTAPDSNDDVKTEAVAIMCKMAPMVGKDITERLILPRFCEMCCDCRMFHVRKVCAANFGDICSVVGQQATEEMLLPRFFQLCSDNVWGVRKACAECFMAVSCATCQEIRRTKLSALFINLISDPSRWVRQAAFQSLGPFISTFANPSSSGQYFKEESKSSEDTSVEDKNRIRDQEVPEDVQIRPEDVSSDPSISNSSVKLENMVEDRAETSGKSPGEISVPVDSSLLCTLSSESHQEAASNENDKKPANYKSALRPEGGTSSPDSALLDQELYNSFHFWRTPLPEIDLDVELEQGCGNTLSPERPEETPEVTIPGSSNITMATRKELEEMIENLEPHIDDPDVKAQVDVLSAALRASSLDAREEASDAEKRSDMQDELGVNELPNCKINHTASVPLISDAVENMDSALRYIHNDSDLSTNSSFSPDEERRSKVQDVVPQALLDQYLSMTDPSRAQTVDTEIAKHCAYSLPGVALTLGRQNWHCLRETYETLASDMQWKVRRTLAFSIHELAVILGDQLTAADLVPIFNGFLKDLDEVRIGVLKHLHDFLKLLHIDKRREYLYQLQEFLVTDNSRNWRFRAELAEQLILLLELYSPRDVYDYLRPIALNLCADKVSSVRWISYKLVSEMVKKLHMATPPTFGVDLINELVENFGRCPKWSGRQAFVFVCQTVIEDDCLPMDQFALHLMPHLLTLANDRVPNVRVLLAKTLRQTLLEKEYFLTSASCHQEAVEQTIMALQMDRDSDVKYFASIHPASTKISDDAMSTASSTY, from the exons aACCAACCGTGAGAGCAGAACTGATGGAACAGGTGCCTCATATTGCATTGTTTTGTCAAGAAAACCGGCCTTCAATCCCATATGCTTTTTCCAAATACTTACTGCCTATTGTGGTTAGATATCTCGCAGATCAGAATAATCAG gtAAGGAAAACAAGTCAGGCAGCTTTGCTGGCTCTCCTGGAACAGGAGTTAATTGAGCGATTTGATGTGGAGACCAAAGTATGCCCCATCCTCATAGAGCTAACTGCCCCAGATAGCAACGATGATGTGAAAACAGAAGCAGTGGCT ATCATGTGTAAAATGGCTCCCATGGTTGGGAAGGACATTACAGAGCGTCTTATCCTCCCGAGGTTTTGTGAGATGTGCTGTGATTGCAGAATGTTTCATGTTAGAAAG GTCTGCGCTGCCAATTTTGGAGATATTTGCAGTGTAGTTGGCCAGCAAGCTACTGAGGAAATGTTG CTGCCCAGgtttttccagctttgttctgaTAACGTATGGGGAGTCCGGAAGGCATGTGCCGAATGCTTCATGGCCGTTTCCTGTGCGACTTGTCAAGAAATCCGACGGACAAAATTGTCAGCACTGTTTATTAATTTGATCAGTGATCCTTCACGTTGG GTTCGCCAAGCAGCTTTTCAGTCCCTGGGACCTTTCATATCTACTTTTGCTAATCCATCTAGCTCAGGCcagtattttaaagaagaaagcaaaagctcAGAAGATACATCagtagaagacaaaaatag gaTCAGAGATCAAGAAGTCCCAGAGGATGTACAGATCAGGCCAGAGGATGTTTCTTCAGATCCCAGTATTAGTAATTCCAGTGTCAAACTGGAAAACATGGTGGAAGATCGTGCTGAAACATCTGGGAAATCTCCAGGTGAAATAAGTGTCCCAGTGGACAGCTCTTTACTTTGTACTTTGTCCTCAGAATCTCATCAGGAAGCAGCTAGTAATGAGAATGATAAAAAGCCTGCTAACTACAAATCTGCATTACGGCCAGAGGGTGGCACCAGCTCACCAGATTCAGCTCTCTTAGATCAGGAATTGTACAACTCCTTCCATTTCTGGAGGACTCCTCTTCCTGAAATAGACCTAGATGTAGAGCTTGAGCAGGGCTGTGGGAATACTCTCAGCCCAGAGAGACCAGAGGAAACACCTGAAGTCACCATACCAGGTTCCTCAAATATCACTATGGCCACCAGGAAGGAACttgaagaaatgatagaaaatctAGAGCCACACATCGATGATCCAGATGTTAAAG CGCAAGTGGACGTGCTGTCCGCCGCGCTGCGCGCTTCCAGCCTGGATGCTCGTGAGGAGGCCAGCGACGCAGAGAAGAGAAGTGACATGCAAGATGAGCTGGGTGTAAATGAGCTACCAAACTGTAAAATAAATCACACCGCCTCCGTGCCTTTAATCAGCGATGCTGTTGAG AATATGGACTCCGCCCTTCGCTATATTCATAATGATTCAGACTTGAGCACCAACAGTAGTTTCAGCCCTGATGAGGAGAGGAGATCTAAAGTACAA GATGTTGTGCCTCAGGCTCTGTTAGATCAGTATTTATCTATGACGGACCCGTCTCGTGCACAGACGGTCGACACTGAGATTGCTAAGCACTGTGCATACAGCCTTCCCGGCGTGGCCCTGACGCTCGGCAGGCAGAACTGGCACTGCCTGAGAGAGACGTATGAGACGCTGGCGTCAGACATGCAG TGGAAGGTTCGAAGAACGTTAGCCTTCTCCATCCATGAGCTTGCAGTTATTCTGGGAGATCAGCTGACAGCTGCAGATCTGGTTCCGATCttcaatggatttttaaaagaccttgACGAAGTCCGGATAGGTGTTCTTAAACATTTGCATGATTTTCTGAAG CTTCTTCATATTGACAAAAGAAGAGAATATCTTTATCAGCTTCAGGAGTTTTTGGTGACAGATAATAGTAGAAATTGGCGCTTTCGAGCTGAACTGGCTGA ACAGCTGATTTTACTTCTAGAATTATATAGTCCCAGAGATGTTTATGACTATTTACGTCCCATTGCTCTGAATCTATGTGCAGATAAAGTTTCTTCTGTTCGTTGGATTTCCTACAAGTTG GTTAGTGAGATGGTGAAGAAGCTGCACATGGCAACGCCCCCCACGTTTGGAGTTGACCTCATCAATGAGCTCGTAGAAAACTTTGGTAGATGTCCCAAGTGGTCTGGCCGGCAAGCCTTTGTTTTTGTCTGCCAG ACTGTCATCGAGGACGATTGCCTTCCCATGGACCAGTTCGCTCTGCATCTGATGCCGCATCTGCTAACCTTGGCAAATGATCGGGTTCCGAACGTTCGAGTGCTGCTTGCAAAGACGTTAAGACAAACTCTCCTGGAGAAAG AATATTTCCTAACCTCTGCCAGCTGTCATCAGGAAGCCGTAGAACAGACCATCATGGCTCTTCAGATGGATCGTGACAGTGACGTCAAGTATTTTGCAAGCATCCACCCTGCCAGTACCAAAATCTCTGATGATGCCATGAGCACAGCTTCCTCAACCTACTAG